Proteins encoded within one genomic window of uncultured Desulfobacter sp.:
- a CDS encoding histidinol-phosphatase produces the protein MIDSELISLHGGHSGQFCCHARDSLEDLIKAYINKGFKAVGISEHMPPPEHRFLYPDELDQGFSVKDLGDRFSKYFLELERLKQKYKSDILIFKGFETETVTGTPALVRSLIQKFKPDYIVGSVHHLNNRCFDYSRQAYEDIAADFHGLNAMYTAYFDVQYEMIMDLHPFVVGHFDLIRIYDPDYKTRLEQPDISKRIDRNLSLIKDLGLVLDYNLRPLAKGENRPYLTPVILARAKELGIPVIPGDDAHSKEQAGMFVDTAVQSLKDMGFPTNWPRPRCLTPA, from the coding sequence ATGATTGATTCTGAACTCATATCCCTGCATGGCGGTCATTCAGGCCAGTTTTGCTGCCATGCCCGGGACAGCCTTGAAGACCTGATAAAGGCTTACATCAATAAAGGGTTTAAAGCTGTCGGCATAAGTGAACACATGCCCCCGCCCGAACACCGTTTTCTCTACCCGGATGAGCTTGATCAAGGCTTTTCGGTCAAGGACCTTGGGGATCGGTTTTCAAAATATTTTTTGGAACTGGAACGACTTAAACAAAAATATAAATCGGACATCCTGATATTTAAGGGGTTTGAAACCGAAACCGTCACCGGAACCCCAGCCCTGGTGCGGTCATTGATCCAAAAATTTAAACCCGACTATATTGTGGGCTCGGTCCATCATCTCAACAACAGATGTTTTGACTATTCCCGGCAGGCGTATGAAGATATTGCAGCGGATTTCCATGGTCTCAATGCCATGTATACGGCCTATTTTGACGTCCAGTATGAAATGATCATGGATCTGCACCCCTTTGTTGTGGGCCATTTTGATCTTATCCGTATTTATGACCCTGATTATAAAACAAGGCTTGAGCAACCCGACATCAGCAAACGTATCGATCGCAATCTTTCTTTGATTAAAGATTTGGGACTGGTGCTGGATTATAACCTGCGGCCCCTTGCCAAAGGAGAAAACAGACCTTACCTGACCCCGGTAATTCTGGCCAGGGCAAAGGAGTTGGGCATTCCCGTGATTCCCGGGGACGACGCACACAGCAAAGAGCAGGCAGGTATGTTCGTGGACACGGCGGTTCAGTCCTTAAAGGATATGGGGTTTCCCACCAACTGGCCCAGGCCCCGGTGCTTGACGCCCGCCTGA
- a CDS encoding molybdopterin oxidoreductase family protein: protein MWKPAVCTKDCPDTCGLLAKIEAGKITKIKADPDHPFTQGFICRKAKFFPDHVHNENRILTPLKRKGPKGAGRFEPVSWDEALDTIAAQIQKVIKDHDPQAILPYFYAGHMGIIHRNAGQAFFHKLGASKLLLTICGPAAGEGFKTTLGSGPSTDIESCVDSDFIVIWGSNTLTTNVHAWPFFLKARKKGARIVVIDPYRTITAKKADFHLMLKPGTDAALALGMMNVLIREKLVNDTFIQKQTIGYEQLALRAAEYPLEKTADICGVPAREIEDLALCFGKARAPFIRTGWGPARQLRGAMAMRTIACLPALVGAFDKPGGGITRSLGGWPSDITRLTRPNLCPEGTRTINMVELGNALTQVNAPPVKLFYNYMSNPAAVAPQSALVNQGLAREDLFVVVHELFMTDTAKMADIILPSASFLEMTDIYRSYGHNYLRIAKPVIPPVGQSRTNLSIFQALAKRMGFKEEVFSLSEDNFIKGFLEQPHPGLEGVDKKALIQGKAVRLNIAINPYADGFNTPSGKVEFFSQAWKDKGLDPLPCGQVLRDPQDDKRYPLELITPPHPLFLNSAFNEIPKIRKIAGRPVLLIHPDDAASRHIVPQTPVRVFNDRGECRLEAKISTDTQPGLVVAEGIHWPQFMNQGKGINQLTSQQLTDQGETCAFHCSRVEVMP, encoded by the coding sequence ATGTGGAAACCGGCTGTGTGCACCAAAGATTGCCCGGACACCTGTGGACTTCTTGCCAAAATTGAAGCGGGTAAAATAACAAAAATAAAAGCAGATCCTGATCATCCATTTACCCAGGGATTCATCTGTCGTAAAGCAAAATTTTTCCCGGACCATGTGCACAATGAAAACAGAATTCTAACCCCATTGAAAAGAAAAGGCCCGAAAGGCGCCGGTCGCTTTGAACCTGTCAGTTGGGATGAGGCCTTAGATACAATTGCAGCACAAATTCAAAAGGTAATAAAAGACCATGACCCCCAAGCCATACTACCCTATTTTTATGCCGGCCACATGGGGATCATTCACCGGAATGCCGGCCAGGCTTTTTTTCACAAACTCGGAGCGTCCAAGCTTCTTTTAACCATTTGCGGGCCGGCTGCAGGCGAAGGTTTTAAGACCACCCTGGGATCCGGGCCAAGTACGGACATTGAGTCTTGTGTGGATTCGGATTTCATCGTCATATGGGGCAGTAACACCCTGACCACCAACGTCCACGCATGGCCCTTTTTCTTGAAAGCCAGGAAAAAGGGAGCCCGCATTGTGGTGATTGATCCCTACCGGACCATAACCGCAAAAAAGGCTGATTTCCATCTCATGCTAAAACCTGGAACCGATGCGGCACTGGCGTTGGGCATGATGAATGTCCTGATCCGGGAAAAGCTTGTCAATGACACCTTTATTCAAAAGCAGACCATCGGGTATGAGCAATTAGCTCTGCGGGCGGCTGAATATCCGTTGGAAAAAACAGCTGACATCTGTGGGGTTCCGGCCCGGGAGATCGAAGATTTAGCACTCTGTTTTGGTAAAGCCCGCGCCCCCTTCATACGGACCGGCTGGGGACCGGCACGCCAGCTTCGGGGTGCCATGGCCATGAGGACCATTGCCTGCCTTCCTGCCCTGGTGGGGGCCTTTGACAAACCTGGAGGCGGCATTACCCGCAGTCTTGGCGGCTGGCCCTCGGATATTACCCGGCTCACCCGCCCGAACCTGTGCCCTGAAGGCACCCGGACGATTAATATGGTTGAACTGGGAAATGCCCTGACGCAGGTTAATGCCCCCCCGGTAAAACTGTTCTACAATTACATGAGCAACCCGGCAGCTGTTGCACCCCAGTCCGCCTTGGTCAATCAGGGACTTGCACGGGAGGATCTCTTTGTTGTAGTTCATGAGCTGTTCATGACAGACACGGCAAAAATGGCTGATATTATTTTGCCGTCAGCAAGCTTCTTGGAGATGACGGATATCTATAGATCCTATGGGCATAATTACCTGCGCATTGCAAAGCCGGTCATACCGCCGGTCGGCCAAAGCCGAACGAACCTGTCCATCTTCCAGGCACTTGCAAAGCGGATGGGATTTAAAGAGGAAGTATTCAGCCTCAGCGAAGATAATTTTATTAAAGGATTCCTTGAACAGCCCCACCCCGGCCTGGAAGGTGTGGATAAAAAGGCGCTGATCCAGGGCAAGGCGGTTCGTCTCAATATTGCGATCAATCCTTATGCTGACGGGTTTAACACCCCGTCCGGAAAAGTGGAATTTTTCTCCCAGGCCTGGAAGGACAAAGGGCTTGATCCCCTGCCCTGCGGTCAGGTTCTGCGGGATCCCCAGGACGATAAAAGATACCCGCTGGAATTGATAACACCCCCACATCCCCTGTTTCTCAACTCAGCATTTAATGAGATCCCGAAAATCAGGAAAATTGCGGGCCGGCCAGTGCTGTTGATACATCCCGACGATGCAGCATCTCGCCATATCGTCCCCCAAACCCCTGTACGGGTATTCAATGATCGGGGGGAATGCCGGCTGGAAGCAAAGATTAGCACAGACACCCAACCCGGCTTGGTTGTGGCCGAAGGCATACACTGGCCGCAATTCATGAACCAGGGCAAAGGCATCAACCAGCTAACCAGTCAACAGTTGACAGACCAGGGAGAAACCTGCGCCTTTCACTGCAGCCGGGTGGAGGTGATGCCGTGA
- a CDS encoding acetate--CoA ligase family protein → MKNSHALDILFNPKAIVAVGASSNPAKIGGRIFRYTKDNGYTGKLYPINAKHRQVQGVPTLPSISDLPTNVDLAYVMVPAPAVVEIMEKLAERQVKAAMIFSSGFAEMNTEGIAAQQRIAAIAHESGMRVLGPNCMGAINIKNGMVGTFARTFDQGLPPPGVIGFASQSGAFGSYGLYLCLERGLGISLWCTTGNEVDVDVAECLEYMALDEQTKVILCYIEGCRNRDRLIQALELARSRRKPVVMLKVGRTQLGAMAAASHTASLVGVDAVYDAVFRQYGVHRVNSIEELLDVAYVCSADIFPKSNRVGLLSSSGGIAILMADTATGFGLQAPELSQDAQARLKQLIPFSATRNPVDMTAQATYNQMLVKDYIEVVLEQDNVDSLVCFLPPARTPEYRKILPPELKRLRQQYPDKPLILCSSEEPKAKRPYEDAGFLVIEDPTRALRSVAALYNYGRSFAQAKQAKKIESTVLIPEQAMSEYAAKKLLAKAGIPVVTERLTTSAQEARNAAQAMGYPVVMKIASADILHKTEIGGVLLNLNGPQAVVDGFYTLMRNARKATSKARLDGVIVAPMVTDGVETILGIQRDPVFGPVVLFGLGGIFVEVFKDVAMRLAPFGEDAAAQMIREIKGFALLKGVRGKGPMDIETLIKTLTTLSAFAAANADRLDSLDLNPFIVRPRGKGALALDALIVPCQLRPASGNESLAQPDNPDLDFAPGLMVKSAS, encoded by the coding sequence ATGAAGAATTCACACGCTCTGGATATTCTGTTCAACCCCAAGGCGATTGTCGCAGTGGGTGCGTCCAGCAATCCCGCCAAGATAGGTGGTCGTATTTTTCGCTACACCAAAGACAACGGCTATACCGGCAAGTTGTACCCAATCAACGCTAAGCATCGTCAGGTACAGGGCGTACCCACCCTACCCTCCATTTCCGATCTGCCAACCAACGTAGATCTGGCCTATGTCATGGTACCTGCCCCGGCTGTGGTCGAAATCATGGAAAAACTTGCCGAACGTCAGGTAAAGGCAGCAATGATTTTCAGTTCCGGATTTGCCGAAATGAACACAGAAGGCATCGCAGCCCAACAGCGGATTGCCGCTATCGCTCACGAATCAGGCATGCGGGTGCTCGGTCCCAATTGTATGGGTGCAATCAACATCAAGAACGGTATGGTGGGGACATTTGCACGTACCTTTGATCAGGGTCTTCCCCCGCCGGGAGTGATCGGTTTTGCCAGCCAGAGCGGCGCCTTTGGTTCCTACGGTTTATATCTTTGCCTGGAGCGAGGCTTGGGCATCAGCCTGTGGTGCACAACGGGTAATGAAGTCGACGTGGATGTGGCAGAATGCCTTGAGTACATGGCACTTGACGAGCAGACAAAAGTTATCCTCTGCTACATTGAGGGCTGCCGAAACCGGGATCGGCTCATTCAGGCACTGGAACTGGCCCGCAGCCGTCGCAAACCGGTTGTCATGCTTAAAGTCGGCCGGACACAGTTAGGGGCCATGGCAGCCGCATCTCACACGGCTTCGCTGGTGGGTGTCGATGCAGTCTACGACGCCGTATTCAGGCAATACGGCGTGCACCGGGTGAACTCCATTGAAGAACTTTTGGATGTCGCGTACGTCTGTTCTGCCGATATATTTCCAAAATCCAATCGTGTGGGCCTGCTCTCCAGTTCCGGTGGCATCGCCATACTGATGGCGGATACGGCAACCGGCTTTGGTTTGCAAGCCCCGGAGCTATCCCAGGATGCCCAGGCCCGGCTCAAACAGCTAATTCCGTTTTCAGCCACCCGGAATCCGGTGGATATGACCGCCCAGGCCACCTACAATCAGATGTTGGTGAAAGACTACATCGAGGTGGTTCTGGAACAAGATAATGTGGATTCTCTGGTCTGTTTTCTGCCTCCTGCCCGTACACCGGAATATAGAAAGATCCTGCCTCCCGAACTGAAACGGTTGCGCCAGCAATACCCCGACAAGCCACTGATATTATGCAGCAGCGAAGAACCTAAAGCAAAGCGACCTTACGAAGATGCGGGCTTTCTGGTCATAGAAGATCCGACCCGTGCCCTGCGTAGCGTGGCAGCGCTTTATAACTACGGCCGTTCTTTTGCCCAGGCAAAGCAGGCAAAAAAAATCGAGTCGACGGTACTCATACCCGAGCAGGCGATGAGTGAGTACGCGGCAAAAAAACTTCTGGCAAAAGCCGGGATTCCTGTAGTCACAGAGCGATTGACCACCTCTGCACAAGAGGCCCGTAACGCGGCTCAAGCCATGGGCTACCCGGTGGTGATGAAAATCGCCTCTGCCGACATCCTGCACAAAACCGAAATCGGTGGTGTGCTGCTGAATCTCAATGGTCCCCAGGCAGTTGTCGACGGCTTTTACACATTGATGCGTAACGCCCGGAAAGCAACATCGAAAGCCCGGTTGGACGGTGTTATTGTTGCCCCCATGGTGACGGATGGTGTGGAGACAATCCTGGGAATTCAGCGAGATCCCGTGTTTGGGCCGGTGGTGCTGTTCGGCCTTGGGGGCATTTTCGTTGAAGTGTTCAAGGATGTTGCCATGCGCTTAGCGCCCTTTGGAGAAGATGCAGCAGCACAGATGATTCGTGAGATCAAAGGCTTTGCGCTACTGAAAGGAGTGCGTGGAAAAGGACCGATGGATATCGAAACCCTGATCAAAACGCTGACCACGCTATCGGCCTTTGCAGCAGCCAATGCCGATCGTCTGGACAGTCTTGATCTGAATCCGTTCATTGTGCGTCCCCGGGGTAAGGGTGCTCTCGCTCTGGATGCATTGATCGTTCCATGCCAGTTGAGGCCCGCATCCGGCAATGAATCTCTTGCTCAACCGGATAATCCAGATCTTGATTTTGCTCCCGGCTTGATGGTAAAGTCCGCCTCATGA
- the clpB gene encoding ATP-dependent chaperone ClpB, giving the protein MNFDKLTVKSQELFQQAHTLAVDKGQQAIEPIHFLGAMLTDDQGIAVSIFNKIGVDTGAVVQQVTSALESMVKVSGGQPYLSEPGRKMLDLAFKEADKMKDQYVSLEHILISLTQGKDKAGEILSSLGVTRDVILSVLKNIRGNQRVTDQNPEDKYQSLEKFGKDLTELARQGKLDPVIGRDEEIRRIVQVLSRRRKNNPVLIGEPGVGKTAIVEGLAQRIVEGDVSETLKDRRVIALDMGALLAGAKFRGEFEDRLKAVLKEVEAAEGEIVLFIDELHTVVGAGAAEGSVDASNMLKPALARGSLRCVGATTLDEYRKYIEKDAALERRFQPVMAKEPTVEDTISILRGLKEKYEVHHGIRIKDSALVAAATLSHRYIADRFLPDKAIDLVDECASRLRIEIDSMPRAIDEIQRRLTQAAIERQALLKEKDKASKERLEHLEKNIAAMEEEVRPLKLHWDNEKSIIREISAMREDIDRFQTEAQLAERAGDFEKVAQIRYGTIAELNKKIEEKKQNLETLQQTCKMLKEDVEEADIAEVVSTWTGIPVSKMLQGEQEKLITMESHISKRVIGQEKAIDAVSNAVRRARSGLQPEDRPIGTFIFMGPTGVGKTELAKSLAEFMFDSRDAMVRLDMSEYMEKHSVARLIGAPPGYVGYDQGGYLTEAVRRRPYSVLLFDEIEKAHPDVFNILLQALDDGRMTDGHGRTVDFRNTIIIMTSNIGSRILLEAGKEGMSSEVEQAVQQALKAAFRPEFLNRIDEIITFHALEREHIMNIAAIQIAALNRRLADRNLAVHLDDDAMKFVARRGYDPGFGARPLKRVIQQEIENPLSMALLKGEYLEGETVYFRFNKDKDRLVPGHGTKSMKAAG; this is encoded by the coding sequence ATGAACTTTGATAAATTGACGGTAAAATCCCAGGAATTGTTCCAGCAGGCACACACGCTTGCGGTTGATAAGGGGCAGCAGGCCATTGAACCCATTCACTTTTTAGGGGCGATGCTGACCGATGACCAGGGTATTGCTGTCTCCATATTTAATAAGATAGGCGTCGATACCGGAGCTGTAGTGCAGCAAGTTACTTCTGCATTGGAGAGCATGGTCAAGGTATCCGGCGGTCAGCCCTATCTGTCCGAACCCGGTCGTAAGATGCTGGATCTGGCCTTTAAGGAAGCGGACAAGATGAAGGATCAGTATGTCAGCTTAGAACACATCCTGATCAGTTTGACCCAGGGTAAAGACAAGGCCGGCGAAATCCTTTCAAGTTTAGGTGTTACAAGGGACGTGATTCTTTCCGTGCTTAAAAATATCCGGGGAAATCAGCGGGTGACCGACCAGAACCCCGAAGATAAATACCAGTCTTTGGAAAAATTCGGAAAGGACCTGACCGAGTTGGCTCGCCAGGGGAAACTGGATCCGGTCATCGGCCGGGATGAGGAGATTCGGCGAATTGTCCAGGTATTGTCCCGGCGCCGTAAAAACAACCCTGTGCTCATCGGCGAGCCGGGTGTGGGTAAAACCGCCATTGTGGAAGGCCTGGCCCAGCGGATTGTGGAAGGCGACGTATCTGAAACCTTGAAAGATAGGCGTGTCATTGCCCTGGATATGGGGGCGTTGCTTGCCGGAGCAAAATTCAGGGGTGAATTTGAGGATCGGCTTAAAGCGGTACTAAAAGAGGTCGAAGCTGCCGAAGGCGAAATCGTTCTGTTCATCGACGAACTGCATACGGTGGTGGGTGCAGGTGCGGCCGAAGGGTCAGTAGATGCCTCAAATATGCTTAAACCCGCCCTGGCCCGCGGCAGTCTGCGTTGTGTGGGGGCCACCACTTTGGACGAGTATAGAAAATATATAGAAAAGGATGCGGCTTTGGAGCGGCGTTTTCAGCCGGTTATGGCCAAAGAGCCCACGGTGGAAGATACCATTTCCATCCTCAGGGGGTTAAAGGAAAAATATGAGGTGCACCATGGCATCCGGATCAAGGACTCTGCTTTGGTGGCGGCTGCCACGCTGTCTCACCGGTATATTGCGGACCGGTTTTTGCCGGACAAGGCCATTGACCTGGTTGATGAATGCGCATCCCGGCTTCGTATTGAGATTGACTCCATGCCTCGGGCGATTGACGAGATTCAGCGGCGGTTGACCCAGGCGGCCATTGAGCGCCAGGCCCTGCTCAAGGAGAAGGACAAAGCATCCAAGGAGCGCCTTGAACACCTGGAGAAAAATATTGCGGCCATGGAAGAAGAGGTCCGGCCCTTGAAGCTGCACTGGGATAATGAGAAATCAATTATCCGGGAGATTTCGGCCATGCGGGAAGACATTGACCGATTCCAGACCGAGGCCCAGCTTGCCGAACGTGCAGGGGACTTTGAAAAGGTCGCCCAGATCCGCTACGGCACCATTGCGGAGTTGAATAAAAAGATCGAGGAGAAAAAACAGAATCTTGAAACTTTGCAGCAGACCTGCAAAATGCTCAAGGAAGACGTGGAAGAGGCGGACATAGCCGAGGTAGTTTCCACCTGGACCGGCATCCCCGTTTCCAAGATGCTTCAGGGTGAGCAGGAAAAACTGATCACCATGGAATCCCACATTTCCAAACGGGTGATCGGCCAGGAAAAGGCCATTGATGCGGTATCCAATGCCGTGCGGCGCGCCCGGTCCGGCCTGCAGCCCGAAGACCGTCCCATCGGAACCTTTATATTCATGGGCCCCACGGGTGTGGGTAAAACCGAACTTGCCAAATCCCTTGCCGAGTTCATGTTTGACTCCAGAGACGCAATGGTACGGCTGGATATGTCCGAGTACATGGAAAAGCACAGTGTGGCCCGGCTTATCGGAGCCCCTCCCGGTTATGTGGGATATGACCAGGGCGGATACCTCACCGAGGCGGTGCGGCGCAGACCCTATAGTGTGCTTCTGTTTGACGAGATCGAAAAGGCACACCCGGATGTGTTCAACATCCTGCTCCAGGCCTTGGATGACGGCCGTATGACCGACGGTCATGGCCGGACAGTGGATTTCAGGAACACAATTATTATTATGACATCCAATATCGGGTCCAGAATCCTGCTTGAAGCAGGGAAGGAAGGAATGTCCAGTGAAGTGGAACAGGCGGTACAGCAGGCTCTTAAAGCCGCGTTTAGGCCTGAGTTCTTGAACCGAATTGATGAGATCATCACCTTCCATGCCCTGGAACGCGAACATATCATGAATATTGCCGCCATCCAGATTGCTGCCCTGAACCGGCGGCTGGCAGACAGAAACCTGGCGGTTCACCTGGATGATGATGCCATGAAGTTTGTGGCCCGGAGGGGATATGACCCCGGATTTGGCGCACGCCCCCTCAAACGCGTCATTCAGCAGGAAATTGAAAATCCGCTGTCCATGGCGTTGCTTAAAGGGGAGTACCTGGAAGGCGAGACGGTTTACTTTCGTTTTAACAAAGACAAAGACCGGCTTGTGCCTGGTCATGGTACCAAAAGTATGAAGGCTGCAGGATAA
- a CDS encoding substrate-binding domain-containing protein, whose amino-acid sequence MHRQFIRKFNIILGAILFACIGPFFDVTAGINKKSADDLVIESQKIVEVALQTTKNWPQLPPGPPGLPDKTIVYIGEGLRNAGILGVGEGVREGAACINWRAKFFDMGGDDSARAAIFEQALALRPDGLILGGVDAKVAAPFLKPFNKAGIPIVGWHVSPFPGAVSNSPILLNVPTDSVEVAKTAASYVIAESSGKAKVVIFTDSRFAIAMKKADTMAQIIKLCKGCELLDTIDLTLDKVSFLMEKITERLLNKYGENWEYSLAINDLYYDYAVAQIVLNGQPAHIGVAEASLTTEELSQSIKKADEALYTAKNSGRNRVEIYSAEGASFENIVS is encoded by the coding sequence GTGCACCGTCAATTTATTAGGAAATTCAATATAATTTTAGGCGCAATTTTATTCGCATGCATCGGTCCTTTTTTTGACGTAACAGCCGGTATAAACAAGAAATCTGCCGATGACCTTGTTATTGAGTCCCAAAAAATTGTAGAAGTTGCCCTTCAAACTACAAAAAACTGGCCACAGCTTCCGCCCGGACCGCCAGGTTTGCCTGACAAGACCATTGTATACATCGGAGAAGGTCTGCGTAATGCAGGAATTTTGGGGGTTGGCGAAGGGGTTCGGGAAGGTGCTGCCTGTATAAACTGGCGAGCTAAGTTTTTTGATATGGGAGGAGATGACTCTGCCAGGGCGGCTATATTCGAGCAGGCACTTGCGCTCAGGCCTGACGGCCTTATACTGGGCGGTGTAGATGCAAAAGTTGCCGCACCTTTTCTTAAGCCGTTTAACAAGGCCGGTATTCCCATCGTGGGATGGCATGTCTCCCCATTCCCGGGTGCTGTTTCCAACAGTCCGATTTTACTCAATGTCCCAACCGATTCTGTAGAGGTCGCAAAAACGGCCGCTTCTTATGTTATAGCTGAATCCAGCGGCAAGGCAAAGGTGGTTATTTTTACGGACAGCCGTTTTGCCATCGCCATGAAAAAAGCTGATACCATGGCCCAAATAATAAAACTCTGTAAAGGGTGTGAACTATTGGATACTATTGATCTTACCCTTGACAAGGTCAGCTTCTTAATGGAAAAAATCACGGAACGGCTGTTAAATAAATATGGTGAAAACTGGGAATATTCATTGGCCATCAATGATCTGTATTATGACTATGCTGTTGCACAGATTGTACTCAACGGCCAACCAGCCCACATTGGTGTGGCTGAGGCATCCTTGACAACAGAAGAACTTTCCCAATCAATTAAAAAGGCAGATGAGGCGCTTTATACCGCCAAGAATTCCGGTCGTAATCGGGTTGAAATTTATTCAGCAGAGGGTGCTTCTTTTGAAAATATTGTTTCTTGA
- a CDS encoding DUF3524 domain-containing protein encodes MKILFLEPFYGGSHKAVADGFARCSSHQVDILSLAPRFWKWRMRGSALSFVRQVKNFSDYDLVLATDMVDVTDFKALAGPKCPPVAFYFHENQLSYPLEPGEKRDFHLGFTNIISALAADGVFFNSQFHKADFFNASKRLIRKMPDLRPGWVLDEIQEKTCVLYPGIDLDPESRGVPQVQANSLDRPLVIWNHRWEYDKNPKAFFSVLEKLKRRGILYYLAMMGERYDTVPDDFKGLEQRFDGELLVCGYQEQADDYRTWLAKGSVVISTAIQENFGISVMEAVAHGCMPLLPNRLSYPELIPEPLKPDVIYCDDADLETKLEHVLVEPEAYQEKAAALSAHAAGFSWRHMAKKWDEVLFRTIRPGRSRN; translated from the coding sequence TTGAAAATATTGTTTCTTGAGCCTTTCTACGGCGGGTCTCACAAGGCTGTGGCCGACGGGTTTGCCCGGTGTTCCAGCCACCAGGTGGATATTTTATCCCTTGCGCCCAGATTCTGGAAATGGCGGATGCGCGGCAGCGCCCTATCTTTTGTCCGGCAGGTTAAAAATTTTAGCGATTATGATCTTGTCTTGGCTACGGATATGGTGGATGTCACCGATTTTAAAGCCCTGGCTGGGCCGAAATGCCCGCCCGTGGCCTTTTATTTCCATGAAAATCAGCTCAGCTATCCCCTGGAACCTGGTGAGAAAAGGGATTTTCATCTGGGATTTACCAATATCATATCCGCTTTGGCTGCCGATGGCGTATTTTTTAATTCACAATTCCACAAAGCTGACTTTTTTAATGCTTCAAAACGCCTGATTCGGAAAATGCCGGACCTTCGCCCGGGATGGGTTCTGGATGAAATTCAGGAGAAAACCTGTGTGCTGTATCCGGGTATTGATTTGGATCCTGAGTCGCGTGGTGTTCCGCAGGTACAAGCCAATAGCCTTGACAGGCCTTTGGTGATATGGAACCACCGGTGGGAATATGATAAAAATCCAAAGGCCTTTTTCTCTGTACTGGAAAAGCTTAAGCGCAGGGGTATTCTTTATTATTTGGCTATGATGGGCGAACGGTATGATACCGTTCCGGATGATTTTAAAGGGCTTGAGCAGCGATTTGATGGTGAACTGCTTGTTTGCGGGTACCAGGAACAGGCAGATGATTACAGAACGTGGCTGGCCAAAGGCAGTGTGGTGATCAGTACTGCAATTCAGGAAAATTTCGGTATTTCAGTGATGGAGGCCGTGGCCCATGGATGCATGCCGTTGCTGCCGAATCGTTTGTCGTACCCTGAATTGATCCCCGAGCCTTTAAAGCCTGATGTCATTTACTGTGATGATGCGGACCTGGAAACCAAGCTGGAACATGTTTTGGTAGAGCCTGAAGCCTATCAGGAGAAAGCTGCAGCGCTATCAGCCCATGCCGCAGGGTTTTCCTGGCGTCATATGGCAAAAAAATGGGATGAGGTTTTATTTCGGACGATCAGGCCAGGCAGGAGCAGAAATTGA
- a CDS encoding HD domain-containing phosphohydrolase, translating to MEENFIPVKKSQISLFKSFPLFYFSKENEPLLYKKEGERLKDARIKTKQFPDLFIRASDRENASHALFKTMNAHLEETVFSQGIVPIRQALSTLVQEALEGPLNVSGKMLPETIEILFQGYNQNKILVKSLAKLSSSSDKLVEHSVNILSLTMQFCTFHHFYQTKTQTLGVSAILHDIGHTQLPPELHNTKTRLSDTQFKEFQTHTTKGYQTIIDCECFTPEIAMVALAHHEKLDGSGYPKGSTDISEEAQLIGLIDAYEPLAYRGTSRHTAPQKPFNSLQILKNEVIAGKYSRQMFVNFCSCLA from the coding sequence ATGGAAGAAAATTTCATTCCAGTTAAAAAATCTCAAATTTCCTTGTTCAAAAGTTTTCCTCTGTTCTATTTTTCAAAGGAAAATGAACCACTGCTTTATAAAAAGGAAGGCGAACGGCTCAAAGACGCCCGTATCAAGACAAAACAATTTCCAGACCTTTTTATCCGCGCGTCTGACAGGGAAAATGCGTCCCATGCCCTTTTTAAAACAATGAATGCACATTTGGAGGAAACTGTTTTCTCTCAAGGTATTGTACCCATACGGCAGGCGTTGAGTACCCTTGTCCAAGAAGCCCTGGAAGGTCCGCTGAATGTTTCCGGCAAAATGTTGCCGGAAACCATAGAAATTCTGTTCCAGGGCTATAACCAAAATAAAATTTTAGTGAAATCCCTGGCAAAACTATCCAGTTCTTCAGATAAATTGGTGGAGCACAGTGTAAATATTTTGTCCTTAACCATGCAGTTCTGTACGTTCCATCACTTTTATCAGACAAAAACCCAAACCCTTGGTGTCAGTGCCATTCTCCATGATATCGGCCACACACAACTGCCCCCGGAGCTGCACAACACAAAAACCAGATTATCGGACACCCAGTTCAAAGAATTTCAAACGCATACCACAAAGGGATACCAAACCATTATAGACTGTGAATGTTTTACACCCGAAATTGCCATGGTGGCCCTGGCGCACCATGAAAAATTAGATGGTTCAGGTTACCCCAAGGGGTCTACCGATATATCCGAGGAGGCCCAGCTCATTGGGCTGATTGACGCCTATGAACCATTGGCTTACCGGGGTACCAGCCGCCATACAGCCCCCCAAAAACCGTTCAATTCTCTACAAATTTTAAAAAACGAAGTGATCGCAGGCAAATACAGCAGGCAAATGTTTGTCAATTTCTGCTCCTGCCTGGCCTGA